A section of the Streptomyces sp. NBC_01591 genome encodes:
- a CDS encoding TIGR02679 family protein — protein MSGLPPATRDWLAGPGLTRLWSAARRRLEGNGVQSTGSLRLTAVSAQERNDLSLLLGKPLTGTAVTVRLDALDERLRASAAGLGLREVLEELGPPLTDRRAAREENAAQRQHVWTSLTASLDASLLARQEWTRQWSDVLRRTGVPKGVTPEAAVRTLQQAVRVLTVLLDPERTGTRGRGELAAAVTGSAHGLDDGTWLARLVQRGIALAHNTDLPSNAAGRRALWRLVSVTPDEVSSTVLTYGLRPVGEDWRARSLRERADHHAETHLTPRDLLDLRLQLPAGTVVHICENPRVVEAAADAGCAGALVCTSGSAATVVLTLLDALASTGCRFAYHGDFDWPGITLANRIIRRYEALPWRMGAEDYERLAAASQAKGVPQLPLEGRPVDADWDPGLAPAMAALGVALHEEATLDLLVGDLSDPT, from the coding sequence ATGAGCGGACTTCCACCCGCCACACGCGACTGGCTGGCAGGCCCCGGTCTCACCCGACTCTGGAGCGCGGCACGCAGACGTTTGGAGGGCAACGGCGTACAGTCCACCGGCTCCCTCCGGCTGACCGCGGTGAGCGCCCAGGAACGGAACGACCTGTCACTCCTGCTGGGCAAGCCCCTTACGGGTACGGCCGTGACCGTGAGGCTCGACGCGCTCGACGAACGCCTGCGGGCCTCGGCTGCGGGGCTCGGGCTCAGGGAGGTCCTGGAGGAACTCGGTCCTCCGCTCACCGATCGCCGTGCGGCCCGCGAGGAGAACGCGGCACAGCGGCAACACGTCTGGACATCGCTCACCGCGTCCCTCGACGCCTCCCTGCTCGCCCGGCAGGAGTGGACGAGGCAGTGGTCCGACGTGCTGCGCCGCACCGGCGTTCCGAAAGGAGTGACGCCCGAAGCGGCGGTGCGGACGCTTCAGCAAGCGGTCCGGGTGCTCACCGTGCTGCTCGATCCGGAACGCACCGGCACGCGGGGCCGTGGCGAGCTTGCCGCAGCGGTGACCGGTTCGGCGCACGGCCTGGACGACGGCACCTGGCTCGCCCGCCTCGTCCAGCGCGGCATCGCCTTGGCCCACAACACGGACCTGCCCAGCAACGCAGCCGGCCGGCGCGCGTTGTGGCGGCTGGTCTCCGTCACACCGGACGAGGTCTCCAGCACGGTGCTGACCTACGGACTCCGGCCCGTTGGCGAGGACTGGCGTGCGAGGTCACTGCGAGAGCGGGCCGACCACCACGCCGAGACCCACCTGACACCGCGCGATCTGCTCGACCTGCGGCTCCAGCTGCCGGCCGGAACCGTCGTCCACATCTGCGAGAACCCGCGCGTGGTGGAAGCCGCGGCGGATGCGGGCTGTGCCGGAGCCCTGGTCTGCACGTCCGGCAGCGCCGCGACGGTGGTCCTCACCCTCCTCGACGCCCTCGCCTCCACCGGCTGCCGCTTCGCCTACCACGGCGACTTCGACTGGCCGGGCATCACTTTGGCCAACCGGATCATCCGCCGCTACGAAGCCCTGCCGTGGCGCATGGGCGCCGAGGACTACGAACGCCTCGCCGCTGCCAGCCAGGCAAAGGGTGTCCCACAACTACCTCTTGAAGGCCGCCCGGTCGACGCGGACTGGGACCCGGGGCTCGCGCCTGCCATGGCCGCGCTCGGCGTGGCACTTCATGAGGAGGCGACTCTTGACCTGCTGGTGGGGGATCTGTCCGACCCCACGTAG
- a CDS encoding CysS/YqeB C-terminal domain-containing protein, which produces MRKELAGLGVVVHDTGKRQWWRRVQQVEAE; this is translated from the coding sequence TTGCGGAAGGAACTGGCCGGGCTCGGCGTGGTCGTACACGACACGGGCAAGCGGCAGTGGTGGCGCCGCGTCCAGCAGGTGGAAGCCGAATAG
- a CDS encoding DUF418 domain-containing protein — protein sequence MRARPLTESPPHPLPTAGEQRPSGGARLAQVDALRGFALLGILMVNITYMASAYHGTGLEDPGLGGPLSEAVRGLVAVLFEAKFFLLFSFLFGYSFTLQIDSAERCGARFTPRLLRRLTGLFVIGVVHAVILFPGDILTLYAILGVVLLALRRVQPRTAVRIAVVLLAVTAVGYALLALAVGHAGGGGTIPASTASAAAQATEALRGGPASIIGAHLQKLPDVALLLIFFQAPSALAAFLLGLAAGRRRALADTDRHQRLLRRLQWAGFTVGLLGGIVYADASLNHPESAYQLFAMGLDVITAPLLAAAYAATVLRLAGGRCGQAVVTALAPAGRMSLTNYLGQSLVCALLFTGFGAALIGRVAPIGVAAIALTLFAAQAVAARWWLRHHAYGPLEWLLRAWTTLSVPPWRLPG from the coding sequence GTGAGAGCCCGACCGCTTACGGAGAGCCCCCCGCATCCCCTCCCCACGGCAGGGGAACAGCGGCCGAGCGGCGGCGCCCGGCTGGCGCAGGTCGACGCGCTGCGCGGCTTCGCACTGCTCGGCATCCTGATGGTCAACATCACCTACATGGCCTCCGCCTATCACGGCACCGGCCTGGAGGACCCGGGTCTCGGCGGGCCGCTGAGCGAGGCCGTCCGCGGGCTGGTGGCGGTGCTCTTCGAGGCGAAGTTCTTCCTGCTGTTCTCGTTCCTGTTCGGCTACAGCTTCACGCTGCAGATCGACTCGGCCGAGCGATGCGGCGCCCGGTTCACACCACGCCTCCTGCGGCGCCTGACCGGGCTGTTCGTGATCGGCGTCGTGCACGCCGTCATCCTCTTTCCCGGCGACATCCTCACCCTGTACGCCATCCTCGGCGTGGTCCTGCTCGCACTGCGCCGTGTCCAGCCCCGTACCGCGGTGCGGATCGCGGTGGTGCTGCTGGCGGTGACCGCCGTCGGATACGCGCTCCTCGCGCTCGCCGTCGGGCACGCGGGCGGGGGCGGCACGATCCCCGCGTCCACGGCGTCCGCCGCGGCCCAGGCGACCGAGGCCCTGCGCGGTGGACCGGCATCCATCATCGGCGCCCACCTCCAGAAGCTGCCGGACGTGGCCCTTCTGCTGATCTTCTTCCAGGCGCCGTCCGCACTCGCCGCCTTCCTGCTGGGCCTGGCGGCCGGCCGCCGACGGGCCCTCGCGGACACCGACCGGCACCAGCGGCTCCTGCGGCGACTCCAGTGGGCCGGCTTCACGGTCGGGCTGCTGGGTGGCATCGTGTACGCGGACGCGAGCCTGAACCACCCCGAGTCCGCGTACCAGCTCTTCGCCATGGGCCTCGACGTGATCACGGCTCCCCTGCTGGCCGCCGCCTACGCGGCGACGGTGCTTCGCCTCGCCGGTGGCCGCTGCGGCCAGGCCGTGGTCACCGCGCTCGCGCCGGCGGGCCGCATGTCGCTGACCAACTATCTCGGTCAATCCCTGGTCTGTGCCCTGCTGTTCACCGGCTTCGGGGCCGCCCTGATCGGCCGTGTCGCACCCATCGGCGTCGCGGCGATCGCCCTGACGTTGTTCGCGGCACAGGCAGTGGCCGCCCGATGGTGGCTGCGCCACCACGCCTACGGCCCGCTGGAATGGCTGCTGCGCGCCTGGACCACGCTGTCAGTACCACCGTGGCGTCTGCCGGGCTGA
- a CDS encoding GNAT family N-acetyltransferase: MAALYWEAFGRKLGSALGPPAKGRAFLASHLHHDRGITALDGTGRVVGVAGYDLAGRALSGGSARDVLSGYGPLRGLPRLALLALFTRKPAEGELVMDGICVAAAHRGAGIGGLLLREIAAVAAENACSRIRLDVIDVNPRAKALYERHGFSAARTQRTPWLRKLMGFGAVTTMHRPVTPDDLGGGSPR, encoded by the coding sequence GTGGCCGCCCTGTACTGGGAGGCGTTCGGCCGCAAGCTCGGCAGCGCGCTCGGCCCGCCCGCGAAGGGCCGGGCGTTCCTTGCCTCCCATCTGCACCACGACCGCGGTATCACCGCGCTCGACGGCACGGGCCGCGTCGTCGGCGTCGCCGGCTACGACCTCGCGGGCCGTGCGCTGTCCGGCGGCTCGGCGCGTGACGTGCTGTCCGGCTACGGCCCCCTACGAGGGCTGCCCCGGCTCGCCCTCCTCGCCCTGTTCACCCGGAAGCCCGCCGAGGGTGAACTGGTGATGGACGGCATCTGCGTGGCAGCGGCACATCGCGGCGCCGGCATCGGCGGCCTGCTGCTGCGTGAGATCGCCGCCGTGGCCGCCGAGAACGCCTGCTCCCGGATCCGGCTCGACGTCATCGACGTCAACCCGCGCGCCAAGGCCCTGTACGAACGCCACGGCTTCAGTGCCGCACGCACCCAACGGACCCCGTGGCTACGGAAGCTGATGGGGTTCGGTGCCGTCACCACCATGCACCGGCCCGTCACCCCCGACGACCTGGGCGGAGGAAGCCCCCGATGA
- a CDS encoding TetR/AcrR family transcriptional regulator, protein MSIDTDAKASAPEHTEPMGLRESKKRETRQLISDHATRLFIERGFEKTTIAEIAAAARVAKKTVTNYFPRKEDLALDHQDEFIASLARTVASRDSGESALSALRRAFEAAVAAQDPVCGFAGPEFSRMIADSPTLSVCLRGLHDQREEALADALAEATGSTADDITTRTAAALFGAVQRTLFRRIQDLTLAGRTNPEIAGIVGEEAARAFDVLEPALADYAVA, encoded by the coding sequence ATGAGTATCGACACAGACGCGAAGGCGAGTGCCCCGGAGCACACCGAGCCGATGGGCTTGCGGGAGTCCAAGAAGCGGGAGACCCGGCAGCTGATCTCCGACCACGCGACCAGGCTCTTCATCGAGCGGGGCTTCGAGAAGACGACCATCGCGGAGATCGCCGCCGCGGCCCGCGTCGCCAAGAAGACGGTGACCAACTACTTCCCGCGCAAGGAGGACCTGGCCCTCGACCACCAGGACGAGTTCATCGCGAGCCTGGCGCGCACCGTGGCCTCCCGGGACAGCGGTGAATCCGCCCTGTCCGCACTGCGCCGCGCCTTCGAGGCCGCGGTGGCGGCACAGGATCCGGTCTGCGGCTTCGCGGGGCCGGAGTTCTCCCGCATGATCGCGGACAGCCCCACCCTCTCGGTCTGCTTGCGCGGCCTGCACGACCAACGCGAGGAAGCACTGGCCGACGCCCTCGCCGAGGCCACCGGATCCACCGCCGACGACATCACCACACGCACGGCCGCAGCCCTGTTCGGCGCCGTGCAGCGCACCCTGTTCCGGCGCATCCAGGACCTCACGCTCGCCGGCCGCACCAACCCCGAGATCGCCGGGATCGTCGGGGAGGAAGCGGCCCGCGCCTTCGACGTACTCGAACCGGCCCTCGCCGACTACGCCGTGGCTTGA
- a CDS encoding PaaX family transcriptional regulator C-terminal domain-containing protein, which produces MNHARQDHVHRPEIPTRLLVHALVREDGTADAGELYAVAGLLGMTDQQVRLCIKRLVAEGRFTQDGRGRKAVLRAVADAATGAVAPDTDHVRHAYRQDRGLAPWDGTWHLFAFAIPEARRTARDTLRETLLHLGAAPVQGGLYVAANPIADLVEAQARHLDVLDAVTFLTSTDLRIGDIDDPRQLAATIWPLDEIAARHEHLAAFAGTCADRLAHGADLSGVERLTLAVELAVEFSRAMTPDPLLPPELVPRPWPGSRARRLAQECWTALRALPAAQGNPTSLPRLFRLYGDAIIEPDGR; this is translated from the coding sequence ATGAATCACGCACGGCAGGACCACGTACACCGTCCGGAGATCCCCACGCGGCTGCTCGTACACGCCCTGGTCCGTGAGGACGGGACCGCCGACGCCGGTGAGCTCTACGCCGTCGCCGGACTCCTCGGCATGACCGACCAGCAGGTCCGGCTGTGCATCAAACGCCTTGTCGCCGAAGGCCGGTTCACCCAGGACGGGCGGGGCCGCAAGGCCGTACTACGGGCTGTCGCCGATGCCGCGACCGGCGCCGTCGCTCCCGACACAGACCATGTCCGTCACGCCTACCGGCAGGACCGCGGACTCGCGCCCTGGGACGGCACGTGGCACCTGTTCGCCTTCGCCATTCCGGAAGCGCGCCGCACCGCTCGCGACACCCTGCGTGAAACCCTGCTGCACTTGGGCGCGGCCCCCGTTCAGGGCGGCCTGTACGTCGCCGCCAACCCCATCGCCGATCTGGTCGAGGCCCAGGCCCGCCATCTCGACGTACTCGACGCCGTCACCTTCCTCACCAGTACCGACCTGCGCATCGGAGACATCGATGACCCCCGCCAACTGGCCGCCACCATATGGCCCTTGGACGAGATCGCTGCCCGGCACGAACACCTCGCCGCCTTTGCCGGGACCTGCGCCGACCGACTGGCCCACGGAGCGGACCTGTCCGGGGTCGAGCGGCTCACCCTCGCCGTCGAACTCGCCGTGGAGTTCAGCCGCGCCATGACCCCCGATCCGCTGCTGCCCCCGGAACTGGTGCCCCGGCCCTGGCCCGGCAGCCGCGCCCGCCGGCTCGCCCAGGAATGCTGGACCGCTCTCCGGGCCCTCCCCGCCGCGCAGGGCAACCCCACGTCACTGCCTCGCCTGTTCCGCCTCTACGGCGACGCGATCATCGAGCCCGACGGGCGGTGA